A genomic region of Acidobacteriota bacterium contains the following coding sequences:
- a CDS encoding pyridoxal phosphate-dependent aminotransferase has protein sequence MNLAARLSNLEPSATIAVKAEADRLKEKGIDVIDFGPGEPDFDTPANVKEAAHKAIDANLSHYLPTLGYKPLRAAIAASYRARYGSDYAESEILVGCGAKSVLYEAMMAILSRGDEVIIPAPYWVSFPEQVRLADGAPVILPTVERDGFIPKAAAADALCTDRTRAIVLCSPSNPTGAVIPQEEIDRFVALALRRDLYLIFDECYEHFLYDGRRHATPALSDRRVRDRLLLVSSVSKSYAMTGWRVGYALGPKELISAMAAIQSHDTTHTAGCAMAAAAEGIAGPQDSVARMLTEYTARRTAIVDGLNAVRGIVCPMPGGAFYAFPRVTGLYGKLGVKDDGSVATFLLKEAKVATVPGGAFGAEGYLRFSYALSLDRIREGVERIRRSVG, from the coding sequence TTGAACCTCGCAGCGAGGCTCTCAAACCTGGAGCCCTCCGCGACGATCGCGGTGAAGGCCGAGGCGGACCGCCTGAAGGAGAAGGGGATCGACGTCATCGACTTCGGTCCCGGAGAGCCCGACTTCGACACGCCGGCGAACGTGAAGGAGGCGGCCCACAAGGCAATCGACGCGAACCTGAGCCACTACCTGCCGACGCTCGGCTACAAACCGCTGAGGGCCGCGATCGCGGCGTCGTACCGCGCCCGCTACGGGAGCGACTACGCGGAGAGCGAGATCCTCGTCGGGTGCGGGGCGAAGAGCGTCCTGTACGAGGCGATGATGGCGATTCTCTCGCGCGGCGACGAGGTGATCATCCCCGCGCCGTACTGGGTGTCGTTCCCGGAGCAGGTGCGACTGGCGGACGGCGCCCCGGTGATCCTACCGACCGTCGAGCGGGACGGATTCATCCCGAAGGCGGCGGCCGCCGACGCGCTCTGCACGGACCGGACGCGCGCGATCGTCCTCTGCTCGCCCAGCAACCCGACGGGGGCCGTGATCCCCCAGGAGGAGATCGATCGCTTCGTCGCCCTCGCGCTGAGGCGCGACCTCTACCTGATCTTCGACGAATGCTACGAGCACTTCCTCTACGACGGGCGCCGCCACGCGACCCCCGCCCTCTCGGACAGGAGGGTGCGGGATCGGCTGCTCCTCGTCAGCTCCGTCTCGAAGTCGTACGCGATGACGGGGTGGCGCGTCGGGTACGCGCTCGGGCCGAAGGAGCTGATCTCCGCGATGGCCGCCATCCAGAGCCACGACACGACGCACACCGCGGGGTGCGCCATGGCGGCCGCCGCGGAGGGGATCGCGGGACCTCAGGATTCGGTCGCGCGCATGCTCACGGAGTACACGGCGCGCCGGACGGCGATCGTCGACGGACTCAACGCGGTGCGCGGGATCGTCTGCCCCATGCCCGGGGGGGCCTTCTACGCCTTCCCGCGGGTGACCGGCCTCTACGGAAAGCTCGGCGTGAAGGACGATGGATCGGTCGCGACCTTTCTCCTGAAGGAGGCGAAGGTCGCGACCGTCCCGGGCGGAGCCTTCGGCGCCGAGGGGTACCTCAGGTTCTCGTATGCGCTGTCGCTCGACCGGATCCGCGAGGGAGTCGAGAGGATCCGGAGGAGCGTGGGCTGA
- the coaD gene encoding pantetheine-phosphate adenylyltransferase, with translation MSRRRAESPIIAVYPGTFDPITNGHLDIIERGSRLFERVIVAILENYEKSPLLTVPERRGLIVEATARLGNVTVESFDGLLADYARSRGASVIVRGLRAISDFEYEFQMGLMNRRLNPEMETVFMMPSEAYSYVSSRLVKEVVALGGSVTGLVPEAVERMIESRVGAARKRAASKGRGGKS, from the coding sequence ATGAGCCGCCGCCGCGCGGAATCCCCGATCATCGCCGTCTATCCCGGCACTTTCGATCCGATCACGAACGGCCACCTCGACATCATCGAGAGGGGGAGCCGCCTCTTCGAGCGGGTCATCGTCGCCATCCTCGAGAATTACGAGAAGTCGCCCCTCCTGACCGTCCCCGAGCGCAGGGGGCTCATCGTCGAGGCGACGGCGCGGCTGGGGAACGTCACCGTCGAGTCGTTCGACGGCCTCCTCGCCGACTACGCGCGCTCGCGCGGGGCGAGCGTGATCGTCCGGGGCCTGCGCGCGATTTCCGATTTCGAGTACGAGTTCCAGATGGGGCTCATGAACCGGCGCCTCAACCCCGAGATGGAGACGGTCTTCATGATGCCGAGCGAGGCGTACAGCTACGTCTCGTCCCGCCTCGTCAAGGAGGTCGTCGCCCTGGGCGGGAGCGTGACGGGGCTCGTCCCCGAGGCGGTCGAGCGGATGATCGAGAGCCGCGTCGGCGCGGCGAGGAAGAGGGCGGCCTCGAAGGGCCGGGGAGGGAAGTCTTGA